A section of the Apodemus sylvaticus chromosome 10, mApoSyl1.1, whole genome shotgun sequence genome encodes:
- the Tmc6 gene encoding transmembrane channel-like protein 6 isoform X12 yields the protein MAQPLALALDVAETTGEGDSLEPSPYEESEVHDSFHQLIQEQSLRVAEEGLELLSLVPGRGDHTLPGLEGAPAHSTATLRILASMPSRTIGRSRGAIISQYYNRTVRLRRRSSRPLLGNVVRSARPSLRLYDLELDPTILEEDEKRSLLVKELQGLSGAQRDHMVRNMPLSLGEKRWLREKSWSPKGKQRRAHQGHRGAFSCCSRLRYSCMLGRFTHTVMYYGYYSNTTLSQSCAPREGGQCSPRLPYSMPLAYLFTVGATFFITCIVLVYSMSHSFGESYRVGSTKGIHALTVFCSWDYKVTQKRASRVQQDSICTQLKELLAEWQLRKRPRSACGRLRQVVVLGLGWLLCLGTTMGCTVAVLTFSEVMIQRSASGGQGVEMLALPLVVSVLNLVASYLFRGLATLERHESPVLEVYTAICRNLILKMAVLGVLCYHWLGRRVAALQGRCWEDFVGQELYRFMVVDFIFTLLDSLFGELVWRIISEKKLKRGQKPEFDIARNVLDLIYGQTLTWLGVLFSPLLPAVQSLRLLLLFHIKKASLMANCQAPRRPWLASHMSTVFLTLLCFPSFLGAAVFLCYAVWQVRPSSTCGPFRTLNTMYEAGTVWVRRLERAGSGASWLPWLHHLLVENTFFLFLASALLLAVIYLNIQVVKGQRKVICLLKEQIRNEGEDKIFLINKLHSVYEEGRSRPGRTQEVTEPPARPEDGGDRRNPAPPVTVIPQAETWT from the exons ATGGCTCAGCCGCTGGCTTTAGCCCTAGATGTCGCAGAGACCACAGGGGAAGGAGA CAGCCTGGAGCCCAGCCCCTATGAAGAGAGTGAAGTCCACGACTCCTTCCACCAGCTCATTCAAGAGCAGAGTCTTCGGGTGGCGGAGGAGGGGCTGGAGCTCCTGTCCTTGGTTCCAG GCAGAGGTGACCACACCCTCCCGGGACTTGAAGGTGCTCCTGCCCATAGCACGGCCACCCTCCGCATCTTGGCCAGCATGCCCAGTCGCACCATTG GTCGCAGCCGTGGGGCTATCATCTCCCAGTACTACAACCGCACAGTGAGGCTTCGGCGCAGAAGCAGCCGGCCCCTGCTGGGGAATGTGGTGCGCTCTGCCCGGCCCAGCCTTCGCCTGTATGACCTGGAACTGGACCCTACAATCCTGGAGGAGGATG AGAAGCGGAGCCTGTTAGTGAAGGAGCTTCAGGGTCTGTCGGGGGCCCAGAGGGACCACATGGTCCGGAACATGCCCTTGAGTCTGGGTGAGAAGCGCTGGCTACG AGAGAAAAGTTGGAGTCCAAAAGGAAAGCAGCGGCGGGCCCACCAGGGCCACCGTGGGGCCTTCTCCTGCTGTAGCCGGCTCAGATACAGCTGCATGCTG GGCCGGTTCACACACACTGTTATGTATTACGGCTACTACAGTAACACCACGCTGAGCCAGTCATGTGCCCCTCGGGAAGGTGGCCAGTGCAGTCCCAGGCTGCCCTACAGCATGCCACTGGCCTACCTCTTCACAGTGGGGGCCACCTTCTTCATCACCTGCATCGTTCTGGTGTACAG CATGTCCCACTCCTTTGGGGAGAGCTACCGGGTTGGCAGTACCAAGGGTATCCATGCCCTTACGGTCTTCTGCTCCTGGGACTACAAGGTGACCCAGAAGAGGGCTTCCCGTGTCCAGCAGGACAGCATCTGCACTCAGCTGAAG GAGCTGCTGGCTGAGTGGCAACTGCGAAAGCGCCCTCGGAGCGCGTGTGGGCGGCTGAGGCAGGTCGTCGTTCTAGGTCTGGGGTGGCTGCTGTGTCTGGGCACCACGATGGGCTGCACAGTGGCTGTCCTCACTTTCTCGGAGGTAATGATTCAG AGATCCGCCTCTGGTGGCCAAGGGGTGGAgatgctggccctgcccctggtggtcagtgttcttaacctggTTGCCTCCTACCTGTTCCGTGGTCTGGCCACTCTGGAGCGACATGAATCCCCGGTGCTGGAGGTATATACGGCCATCTGCAG GAACCTCATTCTGAAGATGGCCGTCCTGGGAGTGCTTTGCTATCACTGGCTGGGCCGCAGGGTGGCCGCTCTGCAGGGCCGCTGCTGGGAGGACTTTGTGGGCCAGGAACTGTACCGCTTCATGGTCGTGGATTTTATCTTCACGCTTTTGGACTCTCTTTTTGGCGAGTTGGTGTGGAG GATCATCTCAGAGAAGAAGCTCAAGAGGGGGCAGAAGCCTGAGTTTGACATTGCCAGGAATGTTCTGGACCTGATTTACGGACAGACCCTGACCTG GCTGGGCgtgctcttctctcctctcctgcctGCAGTGCAGAGTCTCAGGCTGCTCCTCCTTTTCCACATCAAGAAG GCAAGCCTGATGGCCAACTGCCAGGCCCCGCGCCGACCCTGGCTGGCCTCACACATGAGCACCGTCTTCCTCACCCTGCTCTGCTTCCCCTCGTTCCTGGGAGCAGCTGTTTTCCTCTGCTATGCTGTCTGGCA gGTGCGGCCCTCGAGCACATGCGGCCCCTTCCGGACGCTGAACACCATGTACGAGGCAGGCACGGTCTGGGTGCGTCGCCTGGAGCGGGCAGGTTCCGGGGCCTCCTGGCTGCCCTGGCTGCACCACTTGCTGGTGGAGaacactttcttccttttcctggcGTCGGCCCTGCTGCT GGCTGTCATCTACCTCAACATCCAGGTGGTGAAGGGACAACGGAAGGTCATCTGCCTGCTTAAGGAGCAGATCCGGAAT GAAGGAGAGGACAAGATCTTCCTGATCAACAAGCTTCACTCTGTTTACGAGGAGGGAAGGAGCAG GCCTGGCCGAACCCAGGAAGTTACTGAACCACCTGCCCGGCCTGAGGATGGAGGGGACAGAAGGAATCCTGCACCCCCAGTCACTGTGATCCCACAGGCAGAGACTTGGACCTGA
- the Tmc6 gene encoding transmembrane channel-like protein 6 isoform X13 — protein MAQPLALALDVAETTGEGDSLEPSPYEESEVHDSFHQLIQEQSLRVAEEGLELLSLVPGRGDHTLPGLEGAPAHSTATLRILASMPSRTIGRSRGAIISQYYNRTVRLRRRSSRPLLGNVVRSARPSLRLYDLELDPTILEEDEKRSLLVKELQGLSGAQRDHMVRNMPLSLGEKRWLREKSWSPKGKQRRAHQGHRGAFSCCSRLRYSCMLALHSLGLALLSGLYAARPWRYALKQIGGQFGSSVLSYFLFLKTLLAFNALMLLPLLAFLVGVQAAFPPDPAGPVPSFSGLELFTGGGRFTHTVMYYGYYSNTTLSQSCAPREGGQCSPRLPYSMPLAYLFTVGATFFITCIVLVYSMSHSFGESYRVGSTKGIHALTVFCSWDYKVTQKRASRVQQDSICTQLKELLAEWQLRKRPRSACGRLRQVVVLGLGWLLCLGTTMGCTVAVLTFSEVMIQRSASGGQGVEMLALPLVVSVLNLVASYLFRGLATLERHESPVLEVYTAICRNLILKMAVLGVLCYHWLGRRVAALQGRCWEDFVGQELYRFMVVDFIFTLLDSLFGELVWRIISEKKLKRGQKPEFDIARNVLDLIYGQTLTWLGVLFSPLLPAVQSLRLLLLFHIKKGAALEHMRPLPDAEHHVRGRHGLGASPGAGRFRGLLAALAAPLAGGEHFLPFPGVGPAAVSSKVVKGQRKVICLLKEQIRNEAWNKRMLRCRAGRSSCVCL, from the exons ATGGCTCAGCCGCTGGCTTTAGCCCTAGATGTCGCAGAGACCACAGGGGAAGGAGA CAGCCTGGAGCCCAGCCCCTATGAAGAGAGTGAAGTCCACGACTCCTTCCACCAGCTCATTCAAGAGCAGAGTCTTCGGGTGGCGGAGGAGGGGCTGGAGCTCCTGTCCTTGGTTCCAG GCAGAGGTGACCACACCCTCCCGGGACTTGAAGGTGCTCCTGCCCATAGCACGGCCACCCTCCGCATCTTGGCCAGCATGCCCAGTCGCACCATTG GTCGCAGCCGTGGGGCTATCATCTCCCAGTACTACAACCGCACAGTGAGGCTTCGGCGCAGAAGCAGCCGGCCCCTGCTGGGGAATGTGGTGCGCTCTGCCCGGCCCAGCCTTCGCCTGTATGACCTGGAACTGGACCCTACAATCCTGGAGGAGGATG AGAAGCGGAGCCTGTTAGTGAAGGAGCTTCAGGGTCTGTCGGGGGCCCAGAGGGACCACATGGTCCGGAACATGCCCTTGAGTCTGGGTGAGAAGCGCTGGCTACG AGAGAAAAGTTGGAGTCCAAAAGGAAAGCAGCGGCGGGCCCACCAGGGCCACCGTGGGGCCTTCTCCTGCTGTAGCCGGCTCAGATACAGCTGCATGCTG GCTCTTCACAGCCTGGGGCTGGCACTGCTCTCAGGCCTGTACGCTGCCAGGCCGTGGCGCTACGCCCTGAAGCAGATTGGTGGTCAGTTTGGCTCCAGCGTCCTctcctacttcctcttcctcaAGACCCTGCTGGCCTTCAATGCTCTCATGCTGCTGCCTTTGCTGGCTTTCCTCGTGGGTGTGCAGGCGGCCTTCCCACCTGACCCAGCCGGCCCTGTGCCTTCCTTCTCTGGGCTGGAACTCTTCACTGGCGGG GGCCGGTTCACACACACTGTTATGTATTACGGCTACTACAGTAACACCACGCTGAGCCAGTCATGTGCCCCTCGGGAAGGTGGCCAGTGCAGTCCCAGGCTGCCCTACAGCATGCCACTGGCCTACCTCTTCACAGTGGGGGCCACCTTCTTCATCACCTGCATCGTTCTGGTGTACAG CATGTCCCACTCCTTTGGGGAGAGCTACCGGGTTGGCAGTACCAAGGGTATCCATGCCCTTACGGTCTTCTGCTCCTGGGACTACAAGGTGACCCAGAAGAGGGCTTCCCGTGTCCAGCAGGACAGCATCTGCACTCAGCTGAAG GAGCTGCTGGCTGAGTGGCAACTGCGAAAGCGCCCTCGGAGCGCGTGTGGGCGGCTGAGGCAGGTCGTCGTTCTAGGTCTGGGGTGGCTGCTGTGTCTGGGCACCACGATGGGCTGCACAGTGGCTGTCCTCACTTTCTCGGAGGTAATGATTCAG AGATCCGCCTCTGGTGGCCAAGGGGTGGAgatgctggccctgcccctggtggtcagtgttcttaacctggTTGCCTCCTACCTGTTCCGTGGTCTGGCCACTCTGGAGCGACATGAATCCCCGGTGCTGGAGGTATATACGGCCATCTGCAG GAACCTCATTCTGAAGATGGCCGTCCTGGGAGTGCTTTGCTATCACTGGCTGGGCCGCAGGGTGGCCGCTCTGCAGGGCCGCTGCTGGGAGGACTTTGTGGGCCAGGAACTGTACCGCTTCATGGTCGTGGATTTTATCTTCACGCTTTTGGACTCTCTTTTTGGCGAGTTGGTGTGGAG GATCATCTCAGAGAAGAAGCTCAAGAGGGGGCAGAAGCCTGAGTTTGACATTGCCAGGAATGTTCTGGACCTGATTTACGGACAGACCCTGACCTG GCTGGGCgtgctcttctctcctctcctgcctGCAGTGCAGAGTCTCAGGCTGCTCCTCCTTTTCCACATCAAGAAG gGTGCGGCCCTCGAGCACATGCGGCCCCTTCCGGACGCTGAACACCATGTACGAGGCAGGCACGGTCTGGGTGCGTCGCCTGGAGCGGGCAGGTTCCGGGGCCTCCTGGCTGCCCTGGCTGCACCACTTGCTGGTGGAGaacactttcttccttttcctggcGTCGGCCCTGCTGCTGTGAGTTCTAAG GTGGTGAAGGGACAACGGAAGGTCATCTGCCTGCTTAAGGAGCAGATCCGGAAT GAAGCCTGGAACAAGCGAATGCTGAGGTGCAGGGCTGGACGTTCCTCATGCGTGTGTTTGTAG
- the Tmc6 gene encoding transmembrane channel-like protein 6 isoform X6 — protein sequence MAQPLALALDVAETTGEGDSLEPSPYEESEVHDSFHQLIQEQSLRVAEEGLELLSLVPGRGDHTLPGLEGAPAHSTATLRILASMPSRTIGRSRGAIISQYYNRTVRLRRRSSRPLLGNVVRSARPSLRLYDLELDPTILEEDEKRSLLVKELQGLSGAQRDHMVRNMPLSLGEKRWLREKSWSPKGKQRRAHQGHRGAFSCCSRLRYSCMLALHSLGLALLSGLYAARPWRYALKQIGGQFGSSVLSYFLFLKTLLAFNALMLLPLLAFLVGVQAAFPPDPAGPVPSFSGLELFTGGGRFTHTVMYYGYYSNTTLSQSCAPREGGQCSPRLPYSMPLAYLFTVGATFFITCIVLVYSMSHSFGESYRVGSTKGIHALTVFCSWDYKVTQKRASRVQQDSICTQLKELLAEWQLRKRPRSACGRLRQVVVLGLGWLLCLGTTMGCTVAVLTFSEVMIQRSASGGQGVEMLALPLVVSVLNLVASYLFRGLATLERHESPVLEVYTAICRNLILKMAVLGVLCYHWLGRRVAALQGRCWEDFVGQELYRFMVVDFIFTLLDSLFGELVWRIISEKKLKRGQKPEFDIARNVLDLIYGQTLTWLGVLFSPLLPAVQSLRLLLLFHIKKGAALEHMRPLPDAEHHVRGRHGLGASPGAGRFRGLLAALAAPLAGGEHFLPFPGVGPAAVSSKVVKGQRKVICLLKEQIRNEGEDKIFLINKLHSVYEEGRSRPGRTQEVTEPPARPEDGGDRRNPAPPVTVIPQAETWT from the exons ATGGCTCAGCCGCTGGCTTTAGCCCTAGATGTCGCAGAGACCACAGGGGAAGGAGA CAGCCTGGAGCCCAGCCCCTATGAAGAGAGTGAAGTCCACGACTCCTTCCACCAGCTCATTCAAGAGCAGAGTCTTCGGGTGGCGGAGGAGGGGCTGGAGCTCCTGTCCTTGGTTCCAG GCAGAGGTGACCACACCCTCCCGGGACTTGAAGGTGCTCCTGCCCATAGCACGGCCACCCTCCGCATCTTGGCCAGCATGCCCAGTCGCACCATTG GTCGCAGCCGTGGGGCTATCATCTCCCAGTACTACAACCGCACAGTGAGGCTTCGGCGCAGAAGCAGCCGGCCCCTGCTGGGGAATGTGGTGCGCTCTGCCCGGCCCAGCCTTCGCCTGTATGACCTGGAACTGGACCCTACAATCCTGGAGGAGGATG AGAAGCGGAGCCTGTTAGTGAAGGAGCTTCAGGGTCTGTCGGGGGCCCAGAGGGACCACATGGTCCGGAACATGCCCTTGAGTCTGGGTGAGAAGCGCTGGCTACG AGAGAAAAGTTGGAGTCCAAAAGGAAAGCAGCGGCGGGCCCACCAGGGCCACCGTGGGGCCTTCTCCTGCTGTAGCCGGCTCAGATACAGCTGCATGCTG GCTCTTCACAGCCTGGGGCTGGCACTGCTCTCAGGCCTGTACGCTGCCAGGCCGTGGCGCTACGCCCTGAAGCAGATTGGTGGTCAGTTTGGCTCCAGCGTCCTctcctacttcctcttcctcaAGACCCTGCTGGCCTTCAATGCTCTCATGCTGCTGCCTTTGCTGGCTTTCCTCGTGGGTGTGCAGGCGGCCTTCCCACCTGACCCAGCCGGCCCTGTGCCTTCCTTCTCTGGGCTGGAACTCTTCACTGGCGGG GGCCGGTTCACACACACTGTTATGTATTACGGCTACTACAGTAACACCACGCTGAGCCAGTCATGTGCCCCTCGGGAAGGTGGCCAGTGCAGTCCCAGGCTGCCCTACAGCATGCCACTGGCCTACCTCTTCACAGTGGGGGCCACCTTCTTCATCACCTGCATCGTTCTGGTGTACAG CATGTCCCACTCCTTTGGGGAGAGCTACCGGGTTGGCAGTACCAAGGGTATCCATGCCCTTACGGTCTTCTGCTCCTGGGACTACAAGGTGACCCAGAAGAGGGCTTCCCGTGTCCAGCAGGACAGCATCTGCACTCAGCTGAAG GAGCTGCTGGCTGAGTGGCAACTGCGAAAGCGCCCTCGGAGCGCGTGTGGGCGGCTGAGGCAGGTCGTCGTTCTAGGTCTGGGGTGGCTGCTGTGTCTGGGCACCACGATGGGCTGCACAGTGGCTGTCCTCACTTTCTCGGAGGTAATGATTCAG AGATCCGCCTCTGGTGGCCAAGGGGTGGAgatgctggccctgcccctggtggtcagtgttcttaacctggTTGCCTCCTACCTGTTCCGTGGTCTGGCCACTCTGGAGCGACATGAATCCCCGGTGCTGGAGGTATATACGGCCATCTGCAG GAACCTCATTCTGAAGATGGCCGTCCTGGGAGTGCTTTGCTATCACTGGCTGGGCCGCAGGGTGGCCGCTCTGCAGGGCCGCTGCTGGGAGGACTTTGTGGGCCAGGAACTGTACCGCTTCATGGTCGTGGATTTTATCTTCACGCTTTTGGACTCTCTTTTTGGCGAGTTGGTGTGGAG GATCATCTCAGAGAAGAAGCTCAAGAGGGGGCAGAAGCCTGAGTTTGACATTGCCAGGAATGTTCTGGACCTGATTTACGGACAGACCCTGACCTG GCTGGGCgtgctcttctctcctctcctgcctGCAGTGCAGAGTCTCAGGCTGCTCCTCCTTTTCCACATCAAGAAG gGTGCGGCCCTCGAGCACATGCGGCCCCTTCCGGACGCTGAACACCATGTACGAGGCAGGCACGGTCTGGGTGCGTCGCCTGGAGCGGGCAGGTTCCGGGGCCTCCTGGCTGCCCTGGCTGCACCACTTGCTGGTGGAGaacactttcttccttttcctggcGTCGGCCCTGCTGCTGTGAGTTCTAAG GTGGTGAAGGGACAACGGAAGGTCATCTGCCTGCTTAAGGAGCAGATCCGGAAT GAAGGAGAGGACAAGATCTTCCTGATCAACAAGCTTCACTCTGTTTACGAGGAGGGAAGGAGCAG GCCTGGCCGAACCCAGGAAGTTACTGAACCACCTGCCCGGCCTGAGGATGGAGGGGACAGAAGGAATCCTGCACCCCCAGTCACTGTGATCCCACAGGCAGAGACTTGGACCTGA
- the Tmc6 gene encoding transmembrane channel-like protein 6 isoform X2, whose protein sequence is MAQPLALALDVAETTGEGDLEPSPYEESEVHDSFHQLIQEQSLRVAEEGLELLSLVPGRGDHTLPGLEGAPAHSTATLRILASMPSRTIGRSRGAIISQYYNRTVRLRRRSSRPLLGNVVRSARPSLRLYDLELDPTILEEDEKRSLLVKELQGLSGAQRDHMVRNMPLSLGEKRWLREKSWSPKGKQRRAHQGHRGAFSCCSRLRYSCMLALHSLGLALLSGLYAARPWRYALKQIGGQFGSSVLSYFLFLKTLLAFNALMLLPLLAFLVGVQAAFPPDPAGPVPSFSGLELFTGGGRFTHTVMYYGYYSNTTLSQSCAPREGGQCSPRLPYSMPLAYLFTVGATFFITCIVLVYSMSHSFGESYRVGSTKGIHALTVFCSWDYKVTQKRASRVQQDSICTQLKELLAEWQLRKRPRSACGRLRQVVVLGLGWLLCLGTTMGCTVAVLTFSEVMIQRSASGGQGVEMLALPLVVSVLNLVASYLFRGLATLERHESPVLEVYTAICRNLILKMAVLGVLCYHWLGRRVAALQGRCWEDFVGQELYRFMVVDFIFTLLDSLFGELVWRIISEKKLKRGQKPEFDIARNVLDLIYGQTLTWLGVLFSPLLPAVQSLRLLLLFHIKKASLMANCQAPRRPWLASHMSTVFLTLLCFPSFLGAAVFLCYAVWQVRPSSTCGPFRTLNTMYEAGTVWVRRLERAGSGASWLPWLHHLLVENTFFLFLASALLLAVIYLNIQVVKGQRKVICLLKEQIRNEGEDKIFLINKLHSVYEEGRSRPGRTQEVTEPPARPEDGGDRRNPAPPVTVIPQAETWT, encoded by the exons ATGGCTCAGCCGCTGGCTTTAGCCCTAGATGTCGCAGAGACCACAGGGGAAGGAGA CCTGGAGCCCAGCCCCTATGAAGAGAGTGAAGTCCACGACTCCTTCCACCAGCTCATTCAAGAGCAGAGTCTTCGGGTGGCGGAGGAGGGGCTGGAGCTCCTGTCCTTGGTTCCAG GCAGAGGTGACCACACCCTCCCGGGACTTGAAGGTGCTCCTGCCCATAGCACGGCCACCCTCCGCATCTTGGCCAGCATGCCCAGTCGCACCATTG GTCGCAGCCGTGGGGCTATCATCTCCCAGTACTACAACCGCACAGTGAGGCTTCGGCGCAGAAGCAGCCGGCCCCTGCTGGGGAATGTGGTGCGCTCTGCCCGGCCCAGCCTTCGCCTGTATGACCTGGAACTGGACCCTACAATCCTGGAGGAGGATG AGAAGCGGAGCCTGTTAGTGAAGGAGCTTCAGGGTCTGTCGGGGGCCCAGAGGGACCACATGGTCCGGAACATGCCCTTGAGTCTGGGTGAGAAGCGCTGGCTACG AGAGAAAAGTTGGAGTCCAAAAGGAAAGCAGCGGCGGGCCCACCAGGGCCACCGTGGGGCCTTCTCCTGCTGTAGCCGGCTCAGATACAGCTGCATGCTG GCTCTTCACAGCCTGGGGCTGGCACTGCTCTCAGGCCTGTACGCTGCCAGGCCGTGGCGCTACGCCCTGAAGCAGATTGGTGGTCAGTTTGGCTCCAGCGTCCTctcctacttcctcttcctcaAGACCCTGCTGGCCTTCAATGCTCTCATGCTGCTGCCTTTGCTGGCTTTCCTCGTGGGTGTGCAGGCGGCCTTCCCACCTGACCCAGCCGGCCCTGTGCCTTCCTTCTCTGGGCTGGAACTCTTCACTGGCGGG GGCCGGTTCACACACACTGTTATGTATTACGGCTACTACAGTAACACCACGCTGAGCCAGTCATGTGCCCCTCGGGAAGGTGGCCAGTGCAGTCCCAGGCTGCCCTACAGCATGCCACTGGCCTACCTCTTCACAGTGGGGGCCACCTTCTTCATCACCTGCATCGTTCTGGTGTACAG CATGTCCCACTCCTTTGGGGAGAGCTACCGGGTTGGCAGTACCAAGGGTATCCATGCCCTTACGGTCTTCTGCTCCTGGGACTACAAGGTGACCCAGAAGAGGGCTTCCCGTGTCCAGCAGGACAGCATCTGCACTCAGCTGAAG GAGCTGCTGGCTGAGTGGCAACTGCGAAAGCGCCCTCGGAGCGCGTGTGGGCGGCTGAGGCAGGTCGTCGTTCTAGGTCTGGGGTGGCTGCTGTGTCTGGGCACCACGATGGGCTGCACAGTGGCTGTCCTCACTTTCTCGGAGGTAATGATTCAG AGATCCGCCTCTGGTGGCCAAGGGGTGGAgatgctggccctgcccctggtggtcagtgttcttaacctggTTGCCTCCTACCTGTTCCGTGGTCTGGCCACTCTGGAGCGACATGAATCCCCGGTGCTGGAGGTATATACGGCCATCTGCAG GAACCTCATTCTGAAGATGGCCGTCCTGGGAGTGCTTTGCTATCACTGGCTGGGCCGCAGGGTGGCCGCTCTGCAGGGCCGCTGCTGGGAGGACTTTGTGGGCCAGGAACTGTACCGCTTCATGGTCGTGGATTTTATCTTCACGCTTTTGGACTCTCTTTTTGGCGAGTTGGTGTGGAG GATCATCTCAGAGAAGAAGCTCAAGAGGGGGCAGAAGCCTGAGTTTGACATTGCCAGGAATGTTCTGGACCTGATTTACGGACAGACCCTGACCTG GCTGGGCgtgctcttctctcctctcctgcctGCAGTGCAGAGTCTCAGGCTGCTCCTCCTTTTCCACATCAAGAAG GCAAGCCTGATGGCCAACTGCCAGGCCCCGCGCCGACCCTGGCTGGCCTCACACATGAGCACCGTCTTCCTCACCCTGCTCTGCTTCCCCTCGTTCCTGGGAGCAGCTGTTTTCCTCTGCTATGCTGTCTGGCA gGTGCGGCCCTCGAGCACATGCGGCCCCTTCCGGACGCTGAACACCATGTACGAGGCAGGCACGGTCTGGGTGCGTCGCCTGGAGCGGGCAGGTTCCGGGGCCTCCTGGCTGCCCTGGCTGCACCACTTGCTGGTGGAGaacactttcttccttttcctggcGTCGGCCCTGCTGCT GGCTGTCATCTACCTCAACATCCAGGTGGTGAAGGGACAACGGAAGGTCATCTGCCTGCTTAAGGAGCAGATCCGGAAT GAAGGAGAGGACAAGATCTTCCTGATCAACAAGCTTCACTCTGTTTACGAGGAGGGAAGGAGCAG GCCTGGCCGAACCCAGGAAGTTACTGAACCACCTGCCCGGCCTGAGGATGGAGGGGACAGAAGGAATCCTGCACCCCCAGTCACTGTGATCCCACAGGCAGAGACTTGGACCTGA